From Nicotiana tabacum cultivar K326 chromosome 15, ASM71507v2, whole genome shotgun sequence, the proteins below share one genomic window:
- the LOC107800496 gene encoding heat shock 70 kDa protein 15, with protein sequence MSVVGFDFGNESGVVAVARQRGIDVVLNDESKRETPAIVCFGEKQRFLGTAGAASSMMNPKNTISQIKRLIGRQFSDPELQRDLKALPFSVTEGPDGYPFIHALYLGEMRTFTPTQVLGMVFSDLKTIAEKNLNAAVVDCCIGIPIYFTDLQRRAVMDAAMIAGLHPLHLIHETTATALAYGIYKTDLPENDPLNVAFIDVGHASLQVCIAGFKKGQLKILAHSFDRNLGGRDFDEALFQHFAAKFKEEYKIDVFQNARACIRLRAACEKLKKVLSANPEAPLNIECLMDEKDVRGFIKREEFEQISIPILERVKKPLENALAEAGFTTENIHAVEVVGSSSRVPAIMRILTEFFGKEPRRTMNASECVAKGCALQCAILSPTFKVREFQVNESFPFPIALSWKGPAPDAQNGALENHQSTIVFPKGNPIPSVKALTFYRSGTFTIDVQYADVSELQAPAKISTYTIGPFQSAKGERAKLKVKVRLNLHGIVSVDSATLLEEEEVEVPVVKEAVKEPAEMETDEASGDAAPSTTSESDVNMQDAKGAGDASVAENDVPESGDKPVKMETDAKVEAPKKKVKKTSVPVTEIVYGAMAAADVQKAVEKEFEMALQDRVMEETKDKKNAVEAYVYDMRNKLSDKYQEFVIDSEREQFMAKLQEVEDWLYEDGEDETKGVYIAKLEELKKQGDPIEQRYKEYMERGSVIDQFVYCINSYREAAMSNDPKFDHIDLAEKQKVLNECVEAESWFREKKQQQDALPKYANPVLLSADVRKKAEALDRVCRPIMTKPKPKPAKPATPETPSSQSPQGGEQQPQSAESPNAGNANATEGASAGNEVPPAAEPMETEKSETLPSAS encoded by the exons ATGAGCGTGGTTGGTTTTGACTTTGGGAACGAGAGTGGCGTTGTTGCGGTTGCAAGGCAGAGAGGTATTGATGTCGTACTTAATGACGAATCAAAAAGGGAAACACCAGCTATAGTCTGCTTTGGAGAGAAGCAACGGTTTCTCGGGACTGCTGGTGCAGCATCAAGTATGATGAACCCAAAAAACACCATTTCACAGATAAAGAGGTTAATTGGGAGGCAATTTTCTGATCCCGAGCTGCAAAGAGATCTTAAGGCACTGCCCTTTTCAGTAACCGAAGGGCCTGATGGATATCCTTTCATCCATGCACTATATTTGGGGGAAATGAGAACTTTTACACCTACGCAGGTTCTTGGAATGGTGTTTTCGGATCTCAAAACTATAGCAGAGAAGAATCTCAATGCAGCAGTTGTTGATTGTTGCATAGGAATTCCGATTTATTTCACTGATCTTCAGAGAAGAGCTGTAATGGATGCAGCCATGATAGCTGGTTTGCATCCTTTGCATCTAATTCATGAGACAACAGCTACTGCATTGGCATATGGTATTTACAAGACAGATTTACCTGAAAATGACCCACTGAATGTTGCTTTTATTGACGTTGGACATGCAAGCTTGCAAGTTTGTATTGCTGGCTTCAAGAAAGGCCAGTTGAAGATATTGGCTCATTCATTTGACAGAAATCTTGGTGGGAGGGATTTTGATGAAGCTCTTTTCCAACATTTTGCCGCAAAGTTCAAGGAAGAATACAAAATCGATGTTTTCCAAAATGCTAGGGCATGCATTAGACTTCGAGCTGCTTgtgaaaagttgaaaaaggtcCTCAGCGCAAACCCTGAGGCACCTTTGAATATAGAGTGTTTAATGGATGAGAAGGATGTCAGAGGATTTATCAAGAGGGAGGAGTTTGAGCAAATCAGCATACCTATACTGGAGAGAGTGAAGAAACCACTAGAGAATGCTCTTGCTGAAGCTGGGTTCACTACTGAGAACATTCATGCAGTTGAGGTTGTTGGGTCAAGCTCTCGAGTGCCTGCAATTATGAGGATATTGACGGAGTTCTTTGGTAAGGAACCAAGGCGCACCATGAATGCAAGTGAATGTGTGGCCAAAGGATGTGCATTGCAATGCGCTATTCTCAGTCCTACCTTTAAAGTGCGAGAATTCCAG GTCAATGAGAGCTTCCCTTTCCCAATTGCATTGTCATGGAAGGGGCCTGCTCCAGACGCACAAAATGGAGCTTTAGAGAATCATCAGAGCACGATTGTTTTCCCCAAAGGGAATCCGATACCCAGTGTGAAAGCTCTGACATTCTACAGATCTGGCACGTTTACAATAGATGTACAGTATGCTGATGTTAGTGAGCTTCAGGCGCCAGCAAAGATCAGTACTTACACG ATCGGACCATTCCAATCTGCAAAGGGTGAAAGGGCCAAACTAAAAGTTAAAGTACGCCTAAACCTGCATGGTATTGTCTCGGTTGATTCTGCCACT CTTTTGGAAGAAGAAGAGGTGGAAGTCCCAGTTGTGAAAGAGGCAGTTAAGGAACCTGCCGAAATGGAAACAGATGAAGCTTCTGGTGATGCTGCTCCTTCAACTACATCGGAATCTGATGTAAATATGCAAGATGCTAAAGGAGCTGGAGATGCTTCTGTGGCTGAGAATGATGTTCCAGAATCTGGTGACAAACCTGTCAAGATGGAAACAGATGCTAAG GTTGAAGCCCCCAAGAAAAAGGTCAAGAAGACATCTGTACCAGTGACAGAGATTGTTTATGGAGCAATGGCagctgctgatgttcagaaggcTGTtgagaaagaatttgaaatggcTCTTCAGGACCGTGTTATGGAAGAGACAAAGGACAAGAAGAATGCTGTCGAGGCCTATGTTTATGACATGAGGAATAAG CTTTCAGATAAATATCAAGAGTTTGTAATTGATTCAGAAAGAGAACAATTTATGGCTAAACTTCAAGAAGTGGAAGATTGGTTGTATGAAGATGGAGAGGATGAAACGAAGGGTGTGTATATTGCCAAGCTTGAGGAGCTTAAAAAG CAAGGTGACCCGATTGAGCAACGGTACAAGGAGTACATGGAGAGGGGATCCGTAATTGACCAATTTGTTTATTGCATCAATAGTTACAGAGAGGCGGCCATGTCAAATGATCCTAAGTTTGATCACATTGATTTAGCAGAGAAGCAGAAG GTTTTGAACGAATGTGTCGAAGCCGAGTCTTGGTTTAGAGAGAAAAAGCAGCAGCAGGATGCTCTTCCGAAATATGCCAACCCAGTTCTTCTGTCGGCGGATGTTCGGAAGAAAGCAGAGGCACTTGATAG GGTTTGTAGGCCTATAATGACAAAGCCTAAGCCTAAGCCAGCAAAGCCAGCAACTCCTGAAACACCATCATCTCAATCTCCTCAAGGAGGTGAGCAACAACCTCAGAGTGCAGAGAGTCCTAATGCAGGAAATGCAAATGCAACTGAGGGTGCCAGCGCTGGAAATGAAGTACCACCTGCTGCTGAGCCAATGGAGACGGAGAAATCTGAGACTCTGCCAAGTGCTTCATGA
- the LOC107784103 gene encoding heat shock 70 kDa protein 15-like, translating into MSVVGFDFGNESGVVAVARQRGIDVVLNDESKRETPAIVCFGEKQRFLGTAGAASSMMNPKNTISQIKRLIGRQFSDPELQRDLKALPFSVTEGPDGYPLIHARYLGEMRTFTPTQVLGMVFSDLKTIAEKNLNAAVVDCCIGIPIYFTDLQRRAVMDAATIAGLHPLHLIHETTATALAYGIYKTDLPENDPLNVAFIDVGHASLQVCIAGFKKGQLKILAHSFDRNLGGRDFDEALFQHFAAKFKEEYKIDVFQNARACIRLRAACEKLKKVLSANPEAPLNIECLMDEKDVRGFIKREEFEQISIPILERVKKPLEKALAEAGLTTENIHAVEVVGSSSRVPAIMRILTEFFGKEPRRTMNASECVAKGCALQCAILSPTFKVREFQVNESFPFPIALSWKGPAPDAQNGALEYHQSTIVFPKGNPIPSVKALTFYRSGTFTIDVQYADVSELQAPAKISTYTIGPFQSAKGERAKLKVKVRLNLHGIVSVDSATLLEEEEVEVPVVKEAVKEPAKMETDEASGDAAAPTTSESDVNMQDAKGAGDASGAENGVPEFGDRPVKMETDAKVEVPKKKVKKTSIPVTEIVYGAMAAADVQKAVEKEFEMALQDRVMEETKDKKNAVEAYVYDMRNKLSDKYQEFVIDSEREQFIAKLQEVEDWLYEDGEDETKGVYIAKLEELKKQGDPIEQRYKEYTERGSVFDQFVYCINSYREAAVSNDPKFDHIDLAEKQKVLNECVEAEAWFREKKQQQDVLPKYANPVLLSADVRKKAESLDRVCRPIMTKPKPVRPATPETPSSQPPQGGEQQPQGAESPNSGNANATEGASAGSEVPPATEPMDTDKSETAPSAS; encoded by the exons ATGAGCGTGGTTGGTTTTGACTTTGGGAATGAGAGTGGTGTTGTTGCAGTTGCAAGGCAGAGAGGTATTGATGTCGTACTTAATGACGAATCAAAAAGGGAAACGCCAGCTATAGTCTGCTTTGGAGAGAAGCAACGGTTTCTCGGGACTGCTGGTGCAGCGTCAAGTATGATGAACCCAAAAAACACCATTTCACAGATAAAGAGGTTAATTGGGAGGCAATTTTCTGATCCCGAGCTGCAAAGAGATCTTAAGGCACTGCCCTTTTCAGTAACTGAAGGACCTGACGGATATCCTCTCATCCATGCACGATATTTAGGGGAAATGAGAACTTTTACACCTACCCAGGTTCTTGGAATGGTGTTTTCGGATCTGAAAACTATAGCAGAGAAGAATCTCAATGCAGCAGTAGTTGATTGTTGCATCGGAATTCCGATTTATTTCACTGATCTTCAGAGAAGAGCTGTAATGGATGCAGCCACCATAGCTGGCTTGCACCCTTTGCATCTAATTCATGAGACAACAGCTACTGCATTGGCATATGGTATTTACAAGACAGATTTACCTGAAAATGACCcactaaatgttgcttttattgACGTTGGACATGCAAGCTTGCAAGTTTGTATTGCTGGCTTCAAGAAAGGCCAGTTGAAGATACTGGCTCATTCATTTGACAGAAATCTTGGTGGGAGGGATTTTGATGAAGCTCTTTTCCAACATTTTGCCGCAAAGTTCAAGGAAGAATACAAAATCGATGTTTTCCAAAATGCTAGGGCATGCATTAGACTTCGAGCTGCTTgtgaaaagttgaaaaaggtcCTCAGCGCAAACCCTGAGGCACCTTTGAATATAGAGTGTTTAATGGATGAGAAGGATGTCAGAGGATTTATCAAGAGGGAGGAGTTTGAGCAAATCAGCATACCTATACTGGAGAGAGTGAAGAAACCACTAGAGAAAGCTCTTGCTGAAGCTGGGCTCACTACTGAGAACATTCATGCAGTTGAGGTTGTTGGGTCAAGCTCTCGAGTGCCTGCGATTATGAGGATTTTGACAGAGTTCTTCGGTAAGGAACCAAGGCGCACCATGAATGCAAGTGAATGTGTGGCCAAAGGATGTGCATTGCAATGTGCTATTCTCAGTCCTACCTTTAAAGTGCGAGAATTCCAG GTTAATGAGAGCTTCCCTTTCCCAATTGCATTGTCGTGGAAGGGACCTGCTCCAGATGCACAAAATGGAGCTTTGGAGTATCATCAGAGCACAATTGTTTTCCCCAAAGGGAATCCGATACCCAGTGTGAAAGCTCTTACTTTCTACAGATCTGGCACGTTTACAATAGATGTACAGTATGCTGATGTCAGTGAGCTTCAGGCGCCAGCAAAGATCAGTACTTACACG ATCGGACCATTCCAATCTGCAAAGGGTGAAAGGGCCAAACTAAAAGTTAAAGTACGCCTAAACCTGCATGGTATTGTCTCGGTTGATTCTGCCACT CTTTTGGAAGAAGAAGAGGTGGAAGTCCCAGTTGTGAAAGAGGCAGTTAAGGAACCTGCCAAAATGGAAACAGATGAAGCTTCTGGTGATGCTGCTGCTCCAACTACATCGGAATCTGATGTAAATATGCAAGATGCTAAAGGAGCTGGGGATGCTTCAGGGGCTGAGAATGGTGTTCCAGAATTTGGAGACAGACCTGTCAAGATGGAAACAGATGCTAAG GTTGAAGTCCCTAAGAAAAAGGTCAAAAAGACATCTATACCGGTGACTGAGATTGTTTACGGAGCAATGGCAGCTGCTGACGTTCAGAAGGCTGTtgagaaagaatttgaaatggcTCTTCAGGACCGTGTTATGGAAGAGACAAAGGACAAGAAGAATGCTGTTGAGGCCTATGTTTATGACATGAGGAATAAG CTTTCAGATAAATATCAAGAGTTTGTAATTGATTCTGAAAGAGAACAATTTATTGCTAAACTTCAAGAAGTGGAAGATTGGTTGTATGAAGATGGAGAGGATGAAACTAAGGGTGTTTATATTGCCAAACTTGAGGAGCTTAAAAAG CAAGGTGACCCGATTGAGCAACGGTACAAGGAATACACGGAGAGGGGTTCTGTGTTTGATCAATTTGTTTATTGCATAAATAGTTACAGAGAGGCGGCAGTGTCAAATGATCCTAAGTTTGATCACATTGATTTAGCGGAGAAGCAGAAG GTTCTGAACGAGTGTGTCGAAGCTGAGGCTTGGTTTAGAGAGAAAAAGCAGCAGCAGGATGTTCTTCCGAAATATGCCAACCCTGTTCTTCTGTCGGCTGATGTTAGGAAGAAAGCAGAGTCACTTGATAG GGTTTGTAGGCCTATAATGACAAAGCCTAAGCCGGTAAGGCCAGCAACTCCTGAAACACCATCATCTCAACCTCCTCAAGGAGGTGAGCAACAACCTCAGGGTGCAGAGAGTCCTAATTCAGGAAATGCAAATGCAACTGAGGGTGCCAGTGCTGGAAGTGAAGTACCACCTGCTACCGAGCCAATGGATACGGACAAATCTGAGACTGCCCCAAGTGCTTCATGA